The Microcaecilia unicolor chromosome 13, aMicUni1.1, whole genome shotgun sequence genome has a window encoding:
- the TMEM82 gene encoding transmembrane protein 82, which produces MLGFLTSLLPQLPWNFWGSSSPLDSLLQGVVGACAVSTLCSLMKVHLFITCLNDPDRRTQKEKIRAQRSLLEDLHLCLLTGIFTVVGSRVAALVVLEFSLRAVSMLLSLNKGLQNSQLFLMCQYSLGCGITCSLHYLQEGAPHRTWNLILAVGLAGLITWYTRRLSKHICTMYELHSREQYCGICITLLTNWHGIPSMLCCALKITFVVADLAAIALINKDFLSTSEAIRFWTPLTICYTLLVIYMQEEQRQNPSEQMVYQTAFVRMGGLLILMLTVGLWMDILHIFISLVGELWCLVRAGIMLDICREQDFSQRFSKPTPRSYNVTPQTPKPSSSMAGTS; this is translated from the exons ATGCTTGGCTTCCTCACTTCTCTCCTCCCTCAGCTGCCCTGGAACTTCTGGGGATCCAGCAGCCCCCTAGATTCACTCCTGCAAG GTGTGGTGGGGGCCTGTGCTGTCTCTACCCTCTGCAGCCTGATGAAGGTTCATCTGTTCATCACGTGCTTGAA TGACCCAGACAGGAGAACACAGAAAGAGAAGATCCGGGCGCAAAGGTCTCTCCTGGAGGACCTGCACCTCTGCCTCCTCACCGGTATTTTCACTGTGGTGGGATCTCGTGTGGCTGCTCTGGTGGTCCTGGAATTCTCTCTGAGAGCAGTGTCCATGCTTCTTTCACTAAATAAG GGGCTGCAGAACAGCCAGTTGTTCCTGATGTGCCAGTACTCTCTTGGGTGTGGCATCACCTGCAGCCTCCATTACCTCCAGGAGGGGGCACCCCACCGCACTTGGAACCTGATCCTGGCCGTGGGATTGGCTGGTCTGATCACGTGGTACACACGCCGACTGTCCAAGCATATCTGCACCATGTATGAGCTCCACAGCCGTGAGCAATACTGTGGGATCTGCATCACTCTGCTGACCAACTGGCATGGTATTCCCAGCATGCTCTGCTGCGCCCTGAAGATCACCTTTGTGGTAGCTGACTTGGCTGCTATTGCTCTTATAAATAAGGACTTTCTCAGCACCTCCGAGGCCATCCGCTTCTGGACTCCCCTCACCATCTGCTACACGCTTCTGGTGATCTACATGCAAG AGGAGCAGAGGCAGAACCCCAGCGAGCAGATGGTGTATCAGACAGCGTTTGTCAGGATGGGGGGACTCCTTATCCTCATGCTGACCGTGGGCTTATGGATGGACATCCTGCACATCTTCATCTCATTGGTTGGAGAGCTTTGGTGCCTGGTCCGGGCAGGAATCATGCTGGACATCTGTCGAGAGCAG